The Streptomyces phaeolivaceus genome has a window encoding:
- a CDS encoding ATP-dependent DNA helicase has protein sequence MTKPSLHELLHAAVTAVGGMERPGQVTMAEAVAEAIDDGSHLLVQAGTGTGKSLGYLVPALAQGERVVVATATLALQRQLVERDLPRTVDALHPLLRRRPQFAMLKGRSNYLCLHRLNEGVPQDEEEGLFDQFEAAAPSSKLGQDLLRLRDWSQETETGDRDDLTPGVSDRAWAQISVSSRECLGATKCAYGAECFAEMARERAKLSEVVVTNHALLAIDAIEGAPVLPQHEVLIVDEAHELVSRVTGVATGELTPGQVDRAVKRAAKLVDEKVADQLQTAAEGFERVMELALPGRLEEVPEDLAYVLMALRDAARTVISAIGSTRDKSVQDEDAVRKQALAAVESVHDVAERISNGSEWDVVWYERHDRFGASLRVAPMSVSGLLREKLFTDRSVTLTSATLKLGGDFNGVGASLGLAPEGAQGDDLPQWKGVDVGSPFDYPRQGILYVAKHLSRPARDGDRADMLDELTELIQAAGGRTLGLFSSMRAAQLAAEELRVRIPEYPILLQGEETLGELIKGFAADPRTCLFGTLSLWQGVDVPGTSCQLVVMDKIPFPRPDDPLMSARQKAVEEAGGNGFMAVAATHAALLMAQGAGRLVRAQGDRGVVAVLDQRLATARYGSYLKASLPDFWYTTDRNQVRRSLAAIDSAAKDREAAADSEAKNDGEAKKDSEVEKAGA, from the coding sequence ATGACGAAGCCCTCACTCCACGAACTCCTGCACGCCGCCGTCACCGCTGTCGGCGGTATGGAGCGCCCCGGCCAGGTGACCATGGCCGAAGCCGTCGCGGAGGCGATCGACGACGGCTCCCATCTGCTGGTCCAGGCCGGCACCGGCACCGGAAAGTCGCTCGGCTACCTGGTGCCCGCCCTCGCCCAGGGAGAGCGCGTCGTCGTGGCGACGGCGACCCTGGCACTGCAGCGCCAGCTCGTGGAGCGGGACCTGCCGAGAACGGTCGACGCGCTGCATCCGCTGCTGCGCCGCCGCCCCCAGTTCGCGATGCTCAAGGGCCGGTCGAACTACCTGTGCCTGCACCGCCTGAACGAAGGCGTGCCGCAGGACGAGGAGGAGGGCCTCTTCGACCAGTTCGAGGCCGCCGCGCCCTCCAGCAAGCTGGGCCAGGACCTGCTGCGGCTGCGGGACTGGTCGCAGGAGACCGAGACCGGCGACCGGGACGACCTCACCCCGGGTGTGTCCGACCGTGCCTGGGCGCAGATCTCCGTGTCGTCCCGGGAGTGCCTGGGCGCCACCAAGTGCGCGTACGGCGCCGAGTGCTTCGCCGAGATGGCCCGGGAGCGGGCCAAGCTCTCCGAGGTCGTCGTCACCAATCACGCGCTGCTCGCGATCGACGCCATCGAGGGCGCTCCGGTGCTCCCGCAGCACGAGGTGCTGATCGTGGACGAGGCGCACGAACTCGTCTCACGGGTGACCGGCGTGGCGACCGGCGAGCTGACCCCCGGCCAGGTCGACCGCGCCGTGAAGCGGGCGGCGAAGCTCGTCGACGAGAAGGTCGCCGACCAGCTCCAGACCGCCGCCGAGGGGTTCGAACGGGTCATGGAGCTGGCCCTGCCGGGCCGCCTGGAGGAGGTCCCCGAGGACCTGGCGTACGTCCTCATGGCGCTGCGCGACGCCGCCCGTACGGTGATCTCGGCGATCGGCAGCACCCGCGACAAGTCCGTCCAGGACGAGGACGCCGTCCGCAAGCAGGCGCTGGCGGCGGTGGAGAGCGTGCACGACGTGGCGGAGCGGATCAGCAACGGATCCGAGTGGGACGTCGTCTGGTACGAACGCCACGACCGCTTCGGTGCTTCGCTGCGCGTCGCCCCCATGTCCGTGTCCGGTCTCCTCCGGGAGAAGCTCTTCACGGACCGCTCCGTCACCCTGACCTCGGCCACGCTCAAGCTGGGCGGCGACTTCAACGGCGTGGGCGCGTCACTGGGCCTGGCACCGGAGGGCGCCCAGGGGGACGACCTTCCGCAGTGGAAGGGCGTGGACGTCGGATCGCCGTTCGACTACCCGAGGCAGGGCATCCTCTATGTCGCCAAGCATCTGTCGCGCCCCGCGCGCGACGGCGACCGGGCGGACATGCTCGACGAGCTCACGGAGCTGATCCAGGCGGCAGGCGGCCGGACGCTCGGTCTGTTCTCGTCGATGCGGGCCGCCCAGCTGGCGGCGGAGGAACTGCGCGTCCGCATCCCCGAGTACCCGATCCTGCTCCAGGGCGAGGAGACGCTCGGTGAGCTGATCAAGGGCTTCGCGGCCGACCCGAGGACCTGCCTGTTCGGCACCCTGTCGCTCTGGCAGGGCGTGGACGTGCCCGGGACGAGCTGTCAGCTGGTCGTCATGGACAAGATCCCGTTCCCGCGCCCCGACGACCCCTTGATGAGCGCCCGCCAGAAGGCCGTCGAGGAGGCGGGCGGCAATGGCTTCATGGCCGTCGCCGCCACCCACGCGGCCCTGCTGATGGCCCAGGGCGCCGGCCGCCTCGTACGGGCGCAGGGGGACCGTGGTGTGGTCGCCGTACTGGATCAGCGGCTGGCGACCGCGCGATACGGCAGCTATCTGAAGGCGTCACTGCCCGACTTCTGGTACACGACGGACAGGAACCAGGTCCGTAGGTCGCTCGCCGCGATCGACAGCGCGGCGAAGGACAGAGAAGCGGCGGCGGACAGCGAGGCGAAGAACGACGGCGAAGCGAAGAAGGACAGCGAAGTGGAGAAGGCCGGGGCATGA
- the lexA gene encoding transcriptional repressor LexA has product MTTTADSATITAQDRSQSRLEPVHAMNEATNHEGPKRALPGRPPGIRADSSGLTDRQRRVIEVIRDSVQRRGYPPSMREIGQAVGLSSTSSVAHQLMALERKGFLRRDPHRPRAYEVRGSDQSSAQPTDTAGKPAASYVPLVGRIAAGGPILAEESVEDVFPLPRQLVGDGELFVLKVVGDSMIEAAICDGDWVTVRRQPVAENGDIVAAMLDGEATVKRFKREDGHVWLLPHNAAYEPIPGDDATILGKVVAVLRRV; this is encoded by the coding sequence GTGACCACCACCGCTGACAGTGCCACCATCACTGCCCAGGACCGCTCCCAGAGCCGACTCGAGCCGGTGCATGCGATGAACGAAGCCACGAACCATGAAGGGCCCAAGCGAGCCCTGCCCGGCCGACCTCCAGGCATCAGGGCGGACAGCTCCGGGCTCACCGATCGCCAGCGCCGGGTCATCGAGGTGATCAGGGACTCGGTGCAGCGGCGGGGATACCCGCCGTCGATGCGGGAGATCGGCCAGGCGGTCGGCCTGTCCAGCACGTCTTCCGTGGCACACCAGCTGATGGCACTGGAGCGCAAGGGCTTCCTGCGCCGCGACCCGCATCGCCCTCGTGCGTACGAGGTCCGCGGTTCCGACCAGTCCTCGGCGCAGCCCACGGACACGGCGGGCAAGCCGGCCGCGTCGTATGTGCCGCTCGTCGGCCGGATCGCCGCCGGTGGCCCGATCCTGGCCGAGGAGTCCGTCGAGGACGTGTTCCCGCTCCCCCGCCAACTGGTGGGTGACGGCGAGCTCTTCGTCCTGAAGGTCGTGGGTGACTCGATGATCGAGGCCGCGATCTGCGACGGGGACTGGGTGACGGTCCGCCGTCAACCGGTCGCCGAGAACGGCGACATCGTGGCCGCGATGCTGGACGGCGAGGCCACGGTCAAGCGTTTCAAGCGCGAGGACGGCCATGTCTGGCTGCTCCCGCACAATGCCGCCTACGAGCCCATCCCGGGTGACGACGCGACCATCCTCGGCAAGGTGGTGGCCGTGCTGCGCCGCGTCTGA
- the nrdR gene encoding transcriptional regulator NrdR, whose protein sequence is MHCPFCRHPDSRVVDSRTTDDGTSIRRRRQCPDCSRRFTTVETCSLMVVKRSGVTEPFSRTKVINGVRKACQGRPVTEDALAQLGQRVEEAVRATGSAELTTHDVGLAILGPLRELDLVAYLRFASVYRAFDSLDDFEAAIAELREEQEKRPDANDDDVEIAVAERPESDRGSGGTVQVPVPANAAD, encoded by the coding sequence ATGCACTGTCCCTTCTGCAGGCACCCCGACAGCCGCGTCGTCGACAGTCGTACGACGGACGACGGCACGTCGATCCGCAGGCGCCGCCAGTGTCCCGACTGCTCCCGTCGTTTCACGACGGTGGAGACGTGCTCGCTGATGGTGGTCAAGAGGTCCGGCGTGACCGAGCCCTTCAGCCGTACCAAGGTCATCAACGGCGTCCGCAAGGCATGCCAGGGGAGGCCTGTCACCGAGGACGCGCTCGCCCAGCTCGGCCAACGGGTCGAGGAGGCGGTGCGCGCCACCGGAAGCGCCGAACTGACCACCCATGACGTGGGTCTGGCCATACTCGGCCCGCTGCGGGAACTCGACCTCGTCGCCTACCTGCGATTCGCCTCGGTATACCGGGCGTTCGACTCGCTGGACGACTTCGAGGCCGCCATCGCGGAACTCAGGGAAGAGCAGGAGAAGCGCCCCGACGCGAACGACGACGACGTCGAGATCGCGGTCGCGGAGCGCCCGGAGAGCGACCGCGGGTCCGGAGGGACTGTCCAGGTCCCCGTGCCCGCCAACGCCGCCGACTGA